In Musa acuminata AAA Group cultivar baxijiao chromosome BXJ2-3, Cavendish_Baxijiao_AAA, whole genome shotgun sequence, the following proteins share a genomic window:
- the LOC135607697 gene encoding WRKY transcription factor 71-like, with amino-acid sequence MSGDEADHYGRRHDHFPFHGEPSSVSPQKPGSSSSGAANSLQVSDLKTLSPFLSFTDYLHDSPVDFHNLVPAFDDPSPRSHLLGGAHEPCELLAGGDGTAPVTPNSSMTSSSTEAAGEEDLGARKTDRPKQEEGEERQAAGGEEGRDKFKKVNKPRKKGERRQREPRIAFMTKSEVDHLEDGYRWRKYGQKAVKNSPYPRSYYRCTAPKCNVKKRVERSYQDSSVVVTTYEGQHTHHSPVNLRLAPPPPTTSFRGDLLSHQPSPMNSNINQQAEGHGLLQDIVPTLIHSKQRQ; translated from the exons ATGTCCGGAGACGAGGCCGACCACTATGGCCGCCGCCATGATCACTTCCCTTTCCACGGTGAACCGTCGTCGGTGTCGCCGCAGAAGccgggcagcagcagcagcggtgcAGCCAACAGTCTGCAGGTTTCCGACCTCAAAACGCTATCGCCGTTCCTGAGCTTCACCGACTACCTCCACGACTCGCCGGTGGACTTCCACAATCTGGTTCCGGCCTTCGATGACCCGAGCCCTAGGTCACACCTGCTCGGCGGTGCACATGAGCCGTGTGAATTGTTGGCGGGCGGCGACGGCACGGCTCCGGTGACTCCCAACTCCTCGATGACTTCGTCGTCGACGGAAGCGGCAGGGGAAGAAGACTTGGGTGCCCGCAAGACGGATCGGCCGAAgcaggaggagggagaggagaggCAGGCAGCAGGGGGTGAAGAAGGGCGTGACAAGTTCAAGAAAGT GAACAAGCCAAGGAAGAAAGGCGAGAGAAGGCAGAGGGAGCCACGGATTGCATTCATGACCAAGAGCGAGGTTGATCATCTCGAAGACGGATATCGATGGAGGAAGTACGGGCAGAAGGCAGTCAAGAACAGCCCATATCCCAG AAGCTACTACCGGTGCACGGCGCCCAAGTGCAACGTGAAGAAGAGAGTGGAGAGATCGTATCAGGATTCGTCGGTCGTGGTCACCACCTACGAAGGGCAGCACACTCATCACAGCCCAGTCAATCTTCGCTTAGCGCCACCTCCACCGACGACGAGCTTTCGCGGCGACCTGCTGTCGCATCAGCCGTCCCCCATGAACAGTAACATTAACCAGCAAGCCGAAGGCCATGGTCTCTTGCAAGACATCGTCCCTACTCTCATCCACAGCAAGCAGCGACAGTAA
- the LOC103974352 gene encoding ribokinase, which produces MNSLTRGPLLSSSPRQQRRSQWWNAEHPHPTTERPIPARLSFAAFSSSSPAGAAAISVSAAKPVVVVGSANADIYVEIDRLPLEGETIAARAGQTLAGGKGANQACCGGRLDYPTYFIGQIGDDAHGRLIEDALRGGGVRLDRLARVSSAPTGHAVVMLQSDGQNAIIIVGGANMSCWPEDPRDEDLEVVRSAGVLLLQREIPDRVNIQVAQAAKGAGVPVILDAGGKEGPVPDELIKLVDIFSPNETELARLTGMPTETFEQISHAAKRIHEKAVKKVLVKLGAKGSALFIEGEDPIVQPIIPASEVLDTTGAGDTFTAAFAVALVECKPMKECLKFAAAAASLCVQVKGAIPSMPDRAAVVELLQSLQADAATK; this is translated from the exons ATGAACTCGTTAACTCGAGGCCCCCTCCTTTCTTCTTCCCCGCGGCAGCAGCGCCGCAGCCAGTGGTGGAACGCCGAGCACCCTCACCCCACCACCGAACGTCCCATCCCAGCCCGCCTctcttttgccgccttctcctcctcttcccccgCCGGCGCCGCCGCCATCTCCGTCTCGGCGGCGAAGCCGGTGGTCGTCGTGGGCTCCGCCAACGCCGACATCTACGTCGAGATCGACCGCCTCCCCCTTGAGGGCGAGACAATCGCCGCCCGCGCCGGGCAGACGCTCGCGGGCGGCAAGGGCGCCAACCAGGCCTGCTGCGGCGGCCGCCTTGACTACCCCACTTACTTCATCGGCCAGATCGGGGACGACGCCCATGGGCGCCTTATCGAGGATGCCCTCCGTGGCGGCGGCGTCCGCCTCGACCGCCTCGCGCGGGTGTCCAGCGCGCCCACCGGCCATGCCGTAGTGATGCTGCAGTCCGACGGGCAGAACGCCATCATCATCGTCGGCGGGGCCAACATGAGCTGCTGGCCCGAGGATCCCCGCGACGAGGACTTGGAGGTCGTCCGTAGTGCCGGAGTGCTGCTGCTGCAGCGCGAGATCCCCGATCGGGTCAATATCCAGGTCGCTCAG GCTGCAAAAGGTGCAGGAGTTCCTGTTATTCTAGATGCTGGAGGGAAGGAAGGTCCTGTTCCTGATGAACTCATAAAGCTTGTGGATATTTTCAGCCCAAATGAAACAGAGTTAGCACGTTTGACAGGAATGCCAACAGAGACTTTTGAACAGATCAGCCATGCTGCAAAAAGAATCCATGAGAAG GCCGTCAAGAAAGTCCTAGTGAAACTTGGGGCAAAAGGTTCAGCTCTATTTATTGAAGGGGAAGATCCAATCGTACAACCCATCATACCTGCTTCAGAAGTTCTTGATACCACGGGAGCCGGTGATACCTTCACTGCTGCATTTGCTGTGGCTCTTGTTGAGTGCAAGCCCATGAAAGAATGCTTGAAATTTGCCG CTGCCGCAGCTTCACTCTGTGTTCAAGTTAAGGGGGCCATCCCAAGCATGCCTGACAGAGCTGCAGTTGTCGAGCTTCTACAGTCTCTCCAAGCTGATGCTGCTACAAAGTGA